The Naumovozyma dairenensis CBS 421 chromosome 2, complete genome genome segment AGCACCTCCATTGAACGCTGTACCTTGACCTCCTCTGTATGACATGTTTAATGTTTCCTTCTTTCCtagtttattttattcCTGATCCAATCACACTCTCTAGAAAATTATGAAAGTTATAATCTTGTTATTCTTTACGTAGTCAACATTCCCAGATCTAAGAAATAGGTCGAGTGTTGTTATCTTCGtctattttgaaatttttcgGCGGGTAAAAAATTGTACGTAGGTGAAAGTTATATAAGTCTGAAAGACGCTCATAGGGACTAGACCTGGTCGGGCAACTTTTTGAAATGCTTGCCCCCATagttaaaaataatttttagGTCTTGCCCTGCCCCCCATGGGCAAGGAAATTCACTCAACCTTGGTTTCATACTTGCCCACAAGGTAAATATGTAAATTAGGTGTTACCCGGTACCAGACTGTAATTTTACTTAGGTAATCTTTGTATTTGAACTAGTTTATCATATAAAAGAAACTCCTGCCCGGGTTTTGAACCAGAAAATCCCAAAATATGAACCCCCTTGCCTAGGTTTTGCCCcaacttttttttcatgAAAAATGGCCCTTGCCTACCTCGGGCAACGGGCAAGGTTCTTGCCCGTTCAGGCCTATTAGGGACGTAAACGACACATTCCACATCTCAAAGTTATTGAAATTCATCTTAGCAAACTACGTCGAATATGCACGTATAACAGGCTTCTTCAATTATACAAAGAGAGCATAATATCCTATATCAAATTGACTACAGAGATCAAGATGGCAACTTTCTATGTAAGTTctatcaaaaattaaatatataggTATAAGTATATATTTAGACAAAGCCTTTAAATAGACAAAATCCTTAAATAAAGTAGGATAACAAACTGGCTGGTAATTTGCCAGAGTCTTTCAAAGTACCAGCAATTTCTTGGAAAGTTTCCTTAACGGAACCTGCCTTAATTTTACCAGCAACATCAACTAATTGATCATCATCTAAACTATCAACAATCAAACCAACTTGTTCATCAATAGTTGCAGCTTTGTCAGCATCACCAAAGTAACCAGCTTCCTTTGGAGAATTACGGATAGCTCtcttattcttcttcttagcAGCTTTGGCAGCTtccttttgtttcttcttatcAGCCTTAGCAGAAGCTTGAGATGCAGCTTCCAGTTCAGCCTTAGCCTTAGCCTCAGCTTCCGCTTTAGCCTTTGCTTCAGCTTCAGCTCTAGAACCAGCTTCTCTTTcccatttctttctttccttttccttcttttcttcttctttgaaagCTTTAATACGTGGATCTTCACTCATGGCCCTTTCAACCAATTTAACTAATCTTGCATTATCAGCagtcttcttcttatctCTAGCAGctttgttttttctttcaatgtAACGTTTGTGATCTCTATTAGAAGAATCATCTGGAACATCTTCATCCAAGAATTCAAAAGTTCTCCAAGAATCAAATCTATGCCagaatgaataaaattgttCGACATCCTTCTTCGAAGAATTAGCATCACCTAATTGAGGAACAGGagatttctttgaaaaacGCGCTTCACTTTGGAAAACAGGAGCCCAAGcttcaaagaaatcataTTTAGATCCCTTCTTTGGTGGTTCCACATCAGCTACGAAATCACAAGAATCATATTGTTGTCTCTTAGTGGAATCAGTCAAAGTTTCAAAAGctttttgaatgattttaaaGAATGCATCTTGTTCTAAACCAACACCTGCAGCA includes the following:
- the ZUO1 gene encoding zuotin (similar to Saccharomyces cerevisiae ZUO1 (YGR285C); ancestral locus Anc_5.4), with product MFSLPTLTSDITVSVNDSAKLTEAIRRPIEPVGKHFMHHAQRTLRNHTWSEFERIQAERNVQTVDESNVDPDELLFDQELADESLLSHDARDWKTADLYAAMGLSKLRFKATENQIIKAHRKQVVKYHPDKQSAAGVGLEQDAFFKIIQKAFETLTDSTKRQQYDSCDFVADVEPPKKGSKYDFFEAWAPVFQSEARFSKKSPVPQLGDANSSKKDVEQFYSFWHRFDSWRTFEFLDEDVPDDSSNRDHKRYIERKNKAARDKKKTADNARLVKLVERAMSEDPRIKAFKEEEKKEKERKKWEREAGSRAEAEAKAKAEAEAKAKAELEAASQASAKADKKKQKEAAKAAKKKNKRAIRNSPKEAGYFGDADKAATIDEQVGLIVDSLDDDQLVDVAGKIKAGSVKETFQEIAGTLKDSGKLPASLLSYFI